TCTGATACTTGTTGGAGGCCTCATTGCTCTCGTCATTTACATAATAAGAGGCAGATGACTTTACGTGACATTTGTGTGTTGCAAATAGAGCCAACGTATCTGTTTACGCTATTCTTTGAGTAAACTGGACAGGCTGCGACACAACGGAAAGTATATTTGATACAATTCATCATAGTGAATTGAATGAAGAGGGTCTCGAGAGGCAGATGTTTGGCCTGCTCACAAGATTTCCCAGTAACCCTTATGTCAAGGCATCTCCAGACATGCGAGTCAATTTCAAGGGAAGGAGCCAATCACGCTAAGACATTCCTAATCAAAGTATCTGCAAATATTCCATACTACTGGTTGTTTATAGAGATAGACAGCTCATCCACACTTGAAAGACTTGATGCATACCTGAGAAGTATATGGTTAGAGTGCTGTGGCCATTTGAGCTGTTTCACAATCGGTGATAAGGAGTACCATAGTAACACACATTCCCCATTTGGCGAGAGATTGAATGGGATGAAGGTTGCTCTTGATCGGCTCCTTTCCGTTGGCATGTCATTCAATTACGAATACGATTTCGGGACGACGACAGCACTTACACTTAAGGTGATATCAAGCCGCCCCGGTAGAGTGAAGAATACCATTCATCTTCTAGCTAGGAATAATGCTCCGACGTTCAAATGCAGGAGTTGCGGTTCAGACGCCACTGATGTGTGCAGTGAGTGCTACTGGGAAGGAGATTGTACGTTCTGCAACAAATGTCTCAAGAAGCACAAGTGTGGTGAAGAGATGGCCCTCCCTGTCGTCAACTCTCCTAGGATGGGATTATGTGCGTATGTAGGGTAATACTGGCCCACACCCTACAGATACTTTCTGTTCTCTTCTAATGGGCTGTCCTAAACTTCCACGTCATGAATGGAAGGCATGATATACGCCTACTCCTAGCATATGCTGATGGTTAGCTGGGCATGCCCTATGAGAGTGGTCCCTTGAGACCTTTTGAATGATGGGCTCTACCAAGCTGCAGCTTTGGTTGGCTATAGCCGTGATATGTCTTTGCAGCTCTTACCATTAAACCAGCAGAAGGTGGAAGATGAAATACGTAGCTATAGACATCGCGAAGTGCCATACATGCATTATGGATGAACATGATACCGTCCGTACTTGGTAAGTGTGTCAGCAATGATTCAGAGGGATATTGCTACTGCTTTCAATGCTTGACTGTGAGTGCAGGGTAGTTATGTAATCGACTGGTAACTACTGAGTAAGTATCTACAATGCTATTTGAGGAGAATGGTATTGAAGCAAAGCTCGCAAACCTTCTGACGACGAAGGCCGTATCATATGCAAGCATAAAGAGTAGATCTTTTGCGAAATTGGGTTATAGCAAAACTTGATCGAAATCTGCATGTTATTGAACGATTTCATGTCGGGTACTGTTTGCAACCATTTATTTCACTGCAAAAATACTGAATGCAAACGCAAAGCTACGTAGGATCTAATTACGCAAAAGATCTATTGATCAAGTTCTCTAAGAGCATCCCTACGATATTCAAATGACGTTGTAATGAGCTGATCAAACTCGGCGCGTATCAATTGACGTGCTTCTATATCTTCCGTTTGCACATATTCCTTCAACTTCAAGAAAGCTTCCTTTTGCTTAACGAGAGAATCTATGGACAGTCTCTTATACTTGTCATATGTTGAAGGTAGGTTTAATGACAAATACTCTCGCTGTAAATTATCAGTTTCAATTATTGATTGATCAATTACAGCAATGAATTGCACATCACTTATTGCTCCCCGCTGCCAAGATACAGACGCATTATCAATAACATCCAACGCTAGTTCATGCCTGCGTTCTATATCCTTAATTTTTTCACTATACGTTACAGGGTTAATGTTCAGGATACCAGCGATTGATGTAATCAGTATTGTGCCTAAAATGATTCCGACTATTACTTTCTTATTCATGTATTCACTACTACTTTACGATATTAATAATTAATCGCTAACCAGGTTTTAAAGCGAAGGGTTCTCTCGCAAAATCAAGATCTATGCTGATCAACTGCCTTGTTGCTTGCAGTATTGCTTCATGATTTTTAGTCTGCAGACCTGCCCACATTACACCTATCAAGGCATTGGTAAATTCCCTGTACTTATCATCACAGTACTTTTGCACCTCCTTAACGTGATTTTCTATCTTCTCAATCGTTTCGGCCAATTGCTCCACTGCTATGGCAGAACCAAAAGAGTCCCATACCCATTGTGTGGGTGCTGCATAAACCAGCTCCCTCAAATGTTGAGCTGTAACTCTGATCTCTTCATTTAAGCGTCGTACCATTTCAGAATTGCTATTCACCATCAAAGATAGCACAATGCCATATCATAAATTTAACCCGATTCGCTAAGCTTTGATTCAGTCTGGATCTTATCGATGTTTTCATCACGCTTTGCCATAGCCATTGCAAATCCAATCCAGGCAAACACTCCAAGAATCCCTGCAACTGCTGCCAAAACTGTTATCTGCAGAACGATCTCCTTCCACTCTGAAACAAGCAAGAGCCATGCGTATATCACGAAACCTACTATACACGCGATGAATATTGCGATACCAAATGATCTGTCCTGCCTCGTCATGTTTTATCGCAATTCCCTCATACCATCATACTATTTATCGGTTTCACATTGTTCTTCTATCATATAATGACCTGATTTTATCGAGTGTATCAATGTCATCGACACCTTTGTCATCTCGTATGCGCTTTATTCTGGGGAATCTCAATGCATAACCACTGTCATGCCTATTACTCCTCTGTATGCCATCGAAGGCTATCTCAAGAACGATTCTAGGCATCACTCTTATTTTGTAACCTTCATCTCCGATCATAATAGATTTCAATCTCTCAGTCATAACATTGATCTCCTCATCTGTCAAACCTGAATAGGCCTTACCTATGACCTTAAGTTGTTCTCCATCTCTAACTGCAAACGTATAATCAGAAAGAACTCCGGCTCTTTTCCCGTGCCCATACTCTGCTATAACAATGACGGCGTCTATGGTGTCAAGTTCCTGCTTTAATTTGACCCAGTGCTTTCCACGCTTTCCTGGCTGATATGTAGAGTCTGGATCTTTAAGTACTAGCCCTTCATGTCCCAAATCTCTGCTCTCTGAAAACATATTGGCTATCATTTCTTCAGAATCTAGAAACAGGAATGGAGCTTTAATCATAGGTTCCCTCAGTACTAATTCGTCAAGCAATTGTTTCCGTCTTGCGAGTGTATGTTTTATAGTGCTAGAGCCATTCAGGTACATAATGTCATATGCTATGTACTTGACTGGTATTTCATTTATTATTTCATAATCGACATTCTTCCTTCTCAACCTTCTTTGCAGTTCATTGAAAGGCAAAGGCTTGCTGTTTCTAAAGGGCACAATTTCGCCATCTAGAATGAAATCACTTTTCTCACTTGAGGCTGCGTTAGCAATCTCTGGAAATGGCAATGTTATGTCCTCGAGCCTTCTAGAAAATATCCTTACCTCGTCGTCCATCTTATGCAATTGTGCTCTAACACCATCGTATTTGTACTCAGAAATCAGTTGCTTACCATAGTAGTCAATGATCTCCTTTGCACTAAACATCATATCGGCAAGCATAAAATTGATTGGCATAAAAGGTTGCATTACAGCTGATGCAAGTTTACCATCCTTGGCAAGCTGTGCTACATAGCCAATATCACCTCTAACTAGGAACGCTTCCCTTACCTCATTCAGATCACGGTTAAATGCTTCTGCTATGGCAAGTTCAACCAAGCCACCAACAAGACCAATCCTTAACTCATTAACCAATATTTTGACAAGGTATCTTGCTTCCAAAGGCGAGCAATTAACAAGCAAGCCCATAACGATCTTTCTTTTTTCCTCAGTCGATCCCCGACCAGTGCTACCTGCTATTCTATTAAACTGCTGATATGTGTATGGAATTGTTAATTCTGTTTTGAACAAGGGCCGCACCTTCCCATGCGCAATGGCATGTCCTGCAACTTCTCCAAGATCTCCATGCTTGATGTATATCTTTCCAAATTCATCTGATCCCATGTTTGACAATTCCATTAATACGTCCCATACAGTGCTGTGTCCAACATTAAGATCCAATCCTGAACCTTTTGGAAACGTGTGACCTGACAAGAACATGGTCACAATTTTCAACGATTCGTGATCAAGTGTTCGCAAATAAGAAGCAAGTATGCTTACCTTATCGTTCTTACTTCTCGTGTTTCTTATCTTATCACAAACACTCGCAAATTCAGCAAAGATCAATTTGCCATTGCATATCAAGCACCCAAATTTAACTCAAGTTATGTTTCTATTGCCATAAGATAAGCATCCTCACCGTCTCTATAGTATCCTCTTATCTTGGACTTTACCTGGAAGCCAAGTTCTTCGTACAACTTTACTGCCGCTTCATTGCTAACCCTGACCTCCAAGTAAATTTCATCAACCTTTCTAGAGATCATTCCTGTCATGCCTTCCTGCATTAACGCTTTCCCAACCCCCTTGCACCTGTGTTCTGGCAAAACAGCCACAGAAACAACATGACCTTTCTTGACAAAACCCAACTTACGAAAATTAGAAAAACCATATTCAACCTTACACATGATGTAACCTATTATCTTTCGATCAAGTTCCGCGACGATGAACGCTTCGGGCAACTCTTTGAGTATTGATTCAAAGAAGTAATCAGAATAGTGTTCTGGCAGTGTGGTCATATTGATCTCTATAACCGGTGAGAGATCTTCGCGCTCACACCTTCGTATCACATATGGCCCGACGTTTCTGAGCACCGTTTGCAATTTAGATCTCTAGCGTCGATTCTATATTTAACCTTAATCAACATACATAAGACATTAATGTGTAATAATTATTAGATACCAAGTTGGTATCAATCGAAAACAGCAGTCCCATAGATCATGATAGCATTGTGTCTATGGTGTCCAAACATATGCGTGTTATTACATATTACGCTAGAGAAGACAATACCTTAGAGCTTTCAGTAGAGCCCTCACAAACAACAAAGGAAGATTTTCAGGGGCTGCTAGACAGCCTGAGGCCTTATGAAATGGTTGCCACACTCAGAAGGACCGGCGAGTTGTTGACTGTAATTGTTGGACGGATACCAGTTCACAAAACTAGGATAAGAAACTGGATGCCAGTGATGCTCTTTGTCGCTACTGTGAGCATAGTTTTTTATGACGGATTTCTGCGTGCGCAAACTGCCAGTGGTCAGGCATACATCAAAGACCCATGGGAGATGGCTATGATCTATACGCTCTCGCTCATTGGCATACTTGGTATTCATGAACTTGGACATATAATTGCGTCAAAGAAGCATAAGGTAAAGGCAACATGGCCTTTCTTCATACCAGGCATTCCTGGATTTTCCATCAGCCCACCGACATTTGGTGCAATCATATTCTCAAGAGGTCATATGCCAAACCGTGATATGTTATTTGATATAGGCTTTGCAGGACCAATTGCTGGTTTAGCAGTAACTATAGTTGTTTCTATTTACGGCGCGATGCTCTCTCCTTTAATACCAATAGAACAGGCCAACGCGTTAATGGGTCAAGCTCGGCTCATACCAATATATCCAAGTTTGCTGATGCTTGGCAGTTACGCCGCCGCTGGAAAGATGGTAGATGGTTTTATTCCATTAATGTCTCCCATATCGTTCGCCGCATGGATAGGGTTTCTCGTAACGTTTCTTAACCTATTGCCAGCATGGCAGTTAGATGGAGGACATATAGCAAGAGCAGCGTTAGGTCAAAAGTGGCATAGAAGAACCACATTCATGAGCATAGTTGTACTTGCTGCTTTAGGATATGTCATGATGGCATTGTTGATAATGATAATGAGCTCTAGGGCGCCTGACGTAAAACCATTAGACGATGTATCACCACTGTCGAGGAAGAGGAAGATGGTATTCATGATTTCTCTTGTGCTGGCATTCCTATGCGCTCCGTTACCATTTTCATTAACCTTCTAGCTTTCCAGTTCGTCATAGGTAATATTTTCTGCTAATTTAAGGGTGGGAAGCAGCAAAGCTTATGTCTAAAGTATACATAAAGAATACAGCCATTCTAGTGCTGTACCTAATTATTACAGGTTACTATTTCCTCTGCTGCAGATTGAAGGTAAAGCGCACCCTATAAAGTTGTTAGGTCAAAAAATGCTCAATAAAGTTTCAGCATATTTCTTCCATGCTCTTAAATAACTGCATACGATCAAAATGACGTTGACTAGGCCCATGAGCAACATGCTGAATCGACTTCATGAAAAAAACATAGGCTGGAGTAACATTAAGAAGATTCATGCTAGTATTAACAGGAAAAAGTTGTTTCTATTAACAGCATTATCTGTCCTTTGTGTTACATTATCTAGCGTTGGCAATATAGATCAGATAAATGCCGATAGAGGTATTATACTATCGTCAGTAAGTGGACCTCCGGGCTCAGTTGTTAGAGTAAGTGGAGAAGGTTTTACAGGTAATACAACGATAACTATACTTTTG
The Nitrososphaerales archaeon DNA segment above includes these coding regions:
- a CDS encoding ATP-dependent DNA ligase; the protein is MIFAEFASVCDKIRNTRSKNDKVSILASYLRTLDHESLKIVTMFLSGHTFPKGSGLDLNVGHSTVWDVLMELSNMGSDEFGKIYIKHGDLGEVAGHAIAHGKVRPLFKTELTIPYTYQQFNRIAGSTGRGSTEEKRKIVMGLLVNCSPLEARYLVKILVNELRIGLVGGLVELAIAEAFNRDLNEVREAFLVRGDIGYVAQLAKDGKLASAVMQPFMPINFMLADMMFSAKEIIDYYGKQLISEYKYDGVRAQLHKMDDEVRIFSRRLEDITLPFPEIANAASSEKSDFILDGEIVPFRNSKPLPFNELQRRLRRKNVDYEIINEIPVKYIAYDIMYLNGSSTIKHTLARRKQLLDELVLREPMIKAPFLFLDSEEMIANMFSESRDLGHEGLVLKDPDSTYQPGKRGKHWVKLKQELDTIDAVIVIAEYGHGKRAGVLSDYTFAVRDGEQLKVIGKAYSGLTDEEINVMTERLKSIMIGDEGYKIRVMPRIVLEIAFDGIQRSNRHDSGYALRFPRIKRIRDDKGVDDIDTLDKIRSLYDRRTM
- the rimI gene encoding ribosomal protein S18-alanine N-acetyltransferase → MLRNVGPYVIRRCEREDLSPVIEINMTTLPEHYSDYFFESILKELPEAFIVAELDRKIIGYIMCKVEYGFSNFRKLGFVKKGHVVSVAVLPEHRCKGVGKALMQEGMTGMISRKVDEIYLEVRVSNEAAVKLYEELGFQVKSKIRGYYRDGEDAYLMAIET
- a CDS encoding site-2 protease family protein, with translation MVSIENSSPIDHDSIVSMVSKHMRVITYYAREDNTLELSVEPSQTTKEDFQGLLDSLRPYEMVATLRRTGELLTVIVGRIPVHKTRIRNWMPVMLFVATVSIVFYDGFLRAQTASGQAYIKDPWEMAMIYTLSLIGILGIHELGHIIASKKHKVKATWPFFIPGIPGFSISPPTFGAIIFSRGHMPNRDMLFDIGFAGPIAGLAVTIVVSIYGAMLSPLIPIEQANALMGQARLIPIYPSLLMLGSYAAAGKMVDGFIPLMSPISFAAWIGFLVTFLNLLPAWQLDGGHIARAALGQKWHRRTTFMSIVVLAALGYVMMALLIMIMSSRAPDVKPLDDVSPLSRKRKMVFMISLVLAFLCAPLPFSLTF